From the Bubalus kerabau isolate K-KA32 ecotype Philippines breed swamp buffalo chromosome 2, PCC_UOA_SB_1v2, whole genome shotgun sequence genome, one window contains:
- the PAQR9 gene encoding membrane progestin receptor epsilon, whose translation MPRRLQPRSAGTKGPPGTTAAASEAASRPHALASPASAKPLLRWDEVPDDFVECFILSGYRRLPCTAQECLASVLKPTNETLNFWTHFIPLLLFLSKFCRLFFLSGRDVPFHHPWLLPLWCYASGVLLTFAMSCTAHVFSCLSLRLRAAFFYLDYASISYYGFGSTVAYYYYLLPGLSLLDARVMTPYVQQRLGWHVDCTGLIAAYRALVLPVAFVLAVACTVACCKSRTDWCSYPFALRTFVFIMPLSMACPIMLESWLFDLRGENPTLFVHFYRRYFWLVVAAFFNVSKIPERIQPGLFDIIGHSHQLFHIFTFLSIYDQVYYVEEGLRQFLKEPPDAPTFLGTVGYMLLLVVCLGLVIKKFLSNAEFCSKK comes from the coding sequence ATGCCGCGGCGCCTGCAGCCCCGGAGCGCGGGCACAAAGGGCCCGCCTGGCACGACCGCGGCGGCTTCGGAGGCCGCCTCGCGTCCCCACGCCTTGGCCTCTCCGGCATCCGCCAAGCCGCTGCTGCGCTGGGACGAGGTGCCCGACGACTTCGTGGAGTGCTTCATCCTGTCGGGCTACCGGCGGCTGCCGTGCACTGCGCAGGAGTGCCTGGCCTCGGTGCTGAAGCCCACCAATGAGACGCTCAACTTCTGGACGCACTTCATCCCGTTGCTGCTGTTCCTGAGCAAGTTCTGCCGCCTCTTTTTCCTGAGCGGCCGCGACGTGCCCTTCCACCATCCGTGGCTGCTGCCGCTGTGGTGCTACGCGTCGGGCGTGCTGCTGACCTTCGCCATGAGCTGCACGGCGCACGTGTTCAGCTGCCTCTCGCTGCGCCTGCGCGCCGCCTTCTTCTACCTGGACTACGCGTCCATCAGCTACTACGGCTTCGGGAGCACCGTGGCCTACTACTACTACCTGTTGCCAGGCCTGAGCTTGTTGGACGCCCGGGTGATGACCCCGTACGTGCAGCAGCGCCTGGGCTGGCACGTGGACTGCACGGGCCTCATCGCCGCCTACCGCGCGCTCGTGCTGCCCGTGGCCTTCGTGCTGGCGGTGGCCTGCACCGTGGCCTGCTGCAAGAGCCGCACCGACTGGTGCTCTTACCCGTTCGCGCTGCGCACCTTCGTCTTCATCATGCCGCTGAGCATGGCCTGCCCCATCATGCTGGAGAGCTGGCTCTTTGACCTGCGCGGGGAGAACCCCACGCTCTTCGTGCACTTCTACCGCCGCTACTTCTGGCTGGTGGTGGCTGCCTTCTTCAACGTGAGCAAGATCCCCGAGCGCATCCAGCCGGGCCTCTTCGACATCATCGGCCACAGCCACCAGCTCTtccacattttcactttcctcagcATCTACGATCAGGTGTACTACGTTGAGGAGGGCCTGCGCCAGTTCCTCAAGGAGCCACCGGACGCGCCCACCTTCCTGGGCACCGTGGgctacatgctgctgctggtcGTCTGCCTGGGGCTGGTCATCAAGAAGTTCCTCAGCAACGCCGAATTCTGCAGTAAAAAGTGA